GCCAGATCTACCAGAAAGTCATCGCAAACGAGCGCCAAGGCGCGTATCTTGGCCGTACCATTCAAGTAATACCGCACATCACGAGCGCCATAAAAGAAAAAATCATCAATACCGCGCATCAGGCAAAAGCGGATTATCTCCTAATCGAAATCGGCGGCACCATCGGCGATATCGAAGGAGAGCCTTACCTTGAAGCTGCACGCCAATTCCATCGCGAAATCGGCCAGGAACATGCAATGTTTGTGCTGATTACTCTTTTGCCATATCTTGAGACGTCGGGTGAGCTCAAGACCAAGCCAACGCAAATGGCAGTACGCGAACTTCATCGCGTCGGCATCCAGCCTGACATTATACTTGCGCGCGCCGACCAAAAAATACCCAAGGACTTATTAGATAAGATTGCATTGTTTTGCGACGTCCCCACGGAAAATGTCATACCCGCACCGACTGTGAAATCCCTCTACGAGATACCGATAAATTTTGAAGGATTCGGCATTTCGCGCATTATTTATGAGCATTTCCACTTACAGGGCAAAAAGCCAAATCTTGAACAATGGAAACAACTGAATCGCAGGATAAAAAACGGCCATGGCCGCAAATTAAAAATCGCTCTGGTGGGGAAATACACTGCCCATGGAGACGCGTATATCAGCGTGCATGAGGCATTAAAGGCAGCAGCAGCTTTCAATCAAGTAAGGCTTATCCTGCAGGATATTGATTCTGAAAAGCTGGAGGAGCGCGACGTTGCGGAATGGAAGCGTTTAAAATCAATGGACGGCATTGTAGTGCCGGGCGGATTTGGGAATCGCGGGATCGAGGGGAAAATCCTCGCGGCGCAATACGCGCGCGAGCAACAAGTG
This genomic stretch from Patescibacteria group bacterium harbors:
- a CDS encoding CTP synthase; the protein is MSPSSTKYIFVAGGVCSGLGKGIATASIGAILKAAGYRVSVLKIDPYLNVDPGTMSPYQHGEVFVTDDGYEADLDLGHYERFIDEPLSRESNITTGQIYQKVIANERQGAYLGRTIQVIPHITSAIKEKIINTAHQAKADYLLIEIGGTIGDIEGEPYLEAARQFHREIGQEHAMFVLITLLPYLETSGELKTKPTQMAVRELHRVGIQPDIILARADQKIPKDLLDKIALFCDVPTENVIPAPTVKSLYEIPINFEGFGISRIIYEHFHLQGKKPNLEQWKQLNRRIKNGHGRKLKIALVGKYTAHGDAYISVHEALKAAAAFNQVRLILQDIDSEKLEERDVAEWKRLKSMDGIVVPGGFGNRGIEGKILAAQYAREQQVPYFGLCLGMQVMSIDFGRNFLKTKSVNSTEFDAKTEHPVIHIMPEQRKNLAEKHMGASMRLGAYECALVKGTRAYAAYGEKVPHAIPTVMQKGAYVISERHRHRYEFNNEYRAKFEEAGFVFSGVNPERNLVEIAELKDHPFMLGTQFHPEFQSRPLRPHPLFREFITVASKGIKK